GCAGACTTGAGCAACAAGTTCGTCTGGATCGCTGTCTTTTCGACGCTTGCATTCGGCGGCATTGGCTTTGCCGACGACTATCTGAAGATCGTTCACCGCCGCAATCTTGGCCTTACTGCCCGCAGCAAAATGACGCTGCAGATTCTTTTCAGCGTCGTTATTGCCGTTGTGCTCATCATGTTGCAGGCGCACGGCGAATACTCGACGCATCTCATCGTTCCGTTCCTCAAGAAGTTTCGCCCGGACCTCGTGATCCCGGGCCTGCTCGACAAGCCGCATCTATGGCCAATCGCATTCTTCCCATTCATCGTTTTCGTGACGCTGGTGATTGTGGGCGCAAGTAACGCCGTGAATCTGACCGACGGCCTGGACGGGCTCGCCATCGGTTGCACTGTAATTGCGGCCGGGGCCCTCACGGTGCTCACTTACGTCAGCGGCCACGCAATCTTTGCCGATTACCTTGAACTCTCGCGAATGCCGCAGATCGGAGAACTAACGATCTTCTGCGGGGCGATGGTTGGCGCGGCCATAGGCTTCCTCTGGTACAACGCGCATCCCGCGGAAATCTTTATGGGAGATGTGGGCTCGCTCGCTCTTGGCGGCGCTATCGGCACGGTTGCCGTGCTCATTAAGCAGGAACTGTTGCTGCCTTTCATCGGCGGAGTTTTCGTTATTGAGGCACTTTCGGTGATCCTGCAAGTTGCGTCTTACAAGCTCCGCAAGAAACGCATCTTCAAGATGGCGCCGTTGCATCACCACTTCGAACTGCTGGGATGGTCGGAGTCGAAGATTATCGTGCGCTTCTGGATTGCGTCCCTGGTTTTCGCGCTGTTTGCACTTACCACCTTGAAGTTACGTTAGCCGCGCGTCGGCATGGACAATGGCGGGAATGCCCGCAGGATAGAAGGCAATGGACGTTAAAGGAAAACGCGTACTTGTGGTGGGGCTTGGGAAGTCTGGTGTCGCCTCGTCTTTGTTCCTTCAGGCGCGCGACGCTCGCGTAACCGTCTCGGACGCGAAGTCAGAGGAGCAACTGCGGCAGGAAATTCCCGCGCTGCTCGATAAAGGCATCGTCGTCGAAACTGGAAAACATGGCGAGCGCACATTTCGTGATCAGGACATGATCGTCATCAGCCCTGGCGTCCCGTTCGATGTTCCGCAGCTTGAGCAAGCGCGCCGCCTGGGCGTTCCTGTAATCGGAGAGATCGAACTGGCAGCTCGATACCTGCAGGGCCAGATCGTCGCCATCACCGGATCGAACGGCAAAACAACGACCACCACGCTGACCGGTGAAGTTATCGCCGCAGGCGGGGGCAAGGCTCTCGTCGGCGGAAACATTGGAACCCCCGCCATCACCTTCGTCGAGCAATCTTCGCCGGAAACCTGGGTTGTGCTGGAAATCTCCAGCTTCCAACTGGAGACAATCGAGACCTTCCGTCCGCACATTGCGGCCGTGCTCAACGTTACCCCCGACCATCTCGACCGCCACGGTTCCATGGAGAACTACATCACGGCGAAGGCGCGAATCTTCGAAAACCAGGGTGCAGAAGATTTTGCAGTCCTGAACGCCGATGATCCTATCTGTGTTGCGATGGCGCAGGGACTCAGGCCGCAGACGTACTGGTTCAGCCGTAAGCGCGAGGTTGAGCGCGGAGCATTTGTCCGCAATGGCGGGATCGTGTTCCGTGGCGCGGATGGCGAACACGAGATCATGCCGGCTTCGGAGATGACGTTGAAAGGCGCTCACAACCTGGAGAATGTACTCTCGGCGGTTGTCATGGGCATGATTGCCGGAATTGAGCCTGCGAAGATTCGCCGCGCCGTGAAGGACTTCAAGGCCGTCGAACATCGCCTGGAGTACGTAACGACGATCAGGGGCGTGCAGTACTTCAACGACTCAAAAGCTACGAACGTGGACGCCACGATCAAAGCGCTGGAGTCGTTTCCCGGAAACATCCACATCATCCTGGGCGGCAAAGACAAGGGTTCCGACTACGCGGTGCTCAGCGATTTGCTACGCGAGCGCGTCAAGAAGGTGTACACGATCGGCGCGGCGGCGCAGAAGATCGAGTCCCAGATTGCGGGCGTGGTGGAGATCGTAAGCGCAGCAACTCTTGAGAGCGCGGTGCGGCGAGCCGCTGAGATTGCCGAGGCCGGAGACATCGTGCTGCTCGCTCCCGCTTGCGCCAGCTTCGATCAGTTCCAGAGCTACGAGCAACGTGGTCGTGCCTTCAAAGAGACGGTGCACGCGCTGGCCGCGCGCGAAGCTGCGGGTAAGCAGGGAGGCCGCGTCTAGATGGCCAAGCGCGTCAGTGCAGACAAGTGGCTGTTCTCGGTCACACTGCTGCTCGTCTTCATCGGCTTGGTCATGGTCTTCAGCGCCTCGGCCGTGATCGCCAAGGAGCGCTTCGGTTCGCCGTACAACTTTCTCCTGCGCCAGTTCGTTTGGGCTATTGGCGGCATGATCTCCATGTTCATCCTGATGAATGTGGACTACAAGCGCTACAAGGCCCCGGCGGTCGTCTTCAGTTTTCTCGGGATCACCACGATCCTGCTGTTGGCCGTGTTTGCGCTCGACCGGTCACACAACACGCATCGCTGGCTCAAGCTCGGAGCATTTTCGTTTCAACCGTCGGAGCTTGCGAAACCGGCGCTCATCCTTTTTCTCGCTTACTTCCTGGAGACACGCACAAAGACCATCAAGGATTGGCGACATACCCTGCTGCCGGCCGTCATTCCTACCGTGATTTTTACCGCATTGATTGTCGCCGAGCCTGACCTGGGTACGGCGATCATGTGCTGGGCGATCACCGGGGCGGTGCTGTTTGCGGCAGGCATGCAATTCCGATACTACGGTTATGCCGCGCTGGCAGCGATGCTGCCGCTCTGGGTGCTGATCTTCCGCACTCCATGGCGTTACAAACGCATCCTCGCCTTCATCGATCCTTATGCCGATCCGCTGGGAACGGGCTTTCACATAATCCAGTCCCTCATCGCTGTCGGAACCGGCGGAGTGACCGGCCTGGGCCTGATGGAAGGGAAGCAGAAGCTCTTCTATCTTCCTGAACCGCAGACCGACTTCATCTTCGCCGTGATCAGTGAAGAGTTCGGGCTGATTGGCTCGGTTGCCGTCGTCCTGCTGTTTGGGATCTTCTGCTGGCGCGGCTTGCGCGCGGCGATCAATACGCGCGACAACTATGCGCGTTTCCTTGTCAGCGGCATCACGGCGATGGTGGTCATACAGGCATTCTTCAACATCAGCGTGGTTCTCGGGCTGCTACCGACTAAGGGCATACCGCTGCCGTTCATTTCCTCCGGAGGGTCATCATTGTTTGTGACATTGGCAAGCGTCGGCGTATTACTCAACATTACGCAGCAAACGGATTAATATGCGCGCGATTCTGGCAGGCGGAGGAACCGGTGGACACGTCATTCCCGCACTCGCTATTGCGAACGAGTTGCGTGAGCAATATAACGCGCAAGTGATCTTCGTGGGCACGGCTCGCGGCATGGAGACGCGCCTGGTTCCGGCTGCCGGCTATGAACTTAAGCTGGTGGAAGTCGGTGCGCTGAAGCGTGTCAGCCTGGCAACCCGGTTGAAAACCGTGACCGCCCTGCCGCGTGCCATTGCCGCCGCGTGGCGCATTATTGACGATTTCCGCCCTGATGTCGTTATCGGCGTCGGCGGTTACGCCTCAGGGCCAGCCATGCTGGCTGCCTCCTTTAAGGGCCTGCCGACTGTGGTGTTTGAGCCCAACGTGGTTCCCGGCTTCGCCAACAAGCTCGTCGCGCCAATGGCATCGGCGGCGGCCGTGCATTTCGAGGAAACTTGCCGCTGGTTCGGCCATTGTGAAGTGACGGGCGTTCCAGTTCGCCAGGAGTTCTTCCGTGTGCCTCCCCGTCCGGCGGGCACGCCTCCTACGCTGCTACTCTTCGGAGGCAGCCAGGGGGCACATGCATTGAATCGCGTTCTGGCAGATTCGCTTGCGTCGCTGAACCAACGCGTGCCCGGTATCCACATCATCCATCAAACTGGGGAACGCGATTACCTGGAGGTCCAGGCCGAGTACGTCAAGGCCGGCATCTCCGCCGAGGTCGCACCCTTTATCGACAACATGCCCTGCGCATTTGCTGCGGCTGATGTTCTGGTCTGCCGTTCCGGTGCGAGCACTGTGGCCGAGGTCGCAGCCGCTGGAAAGCCGGCAATCTTTGTGCCGCTCCCTACCGCAACCGACGATCACCAGCGCCGCAACGCCGAAACCCTGGCGCGCGGCGGGGCGGCCATGCTGATCCCCGAGAAGGAACTCACGCCCGGGCGCCTGGTCGATGTTGTAGCGGGGCTGCTTCGTGATCGCAAGTGCTTGCAGCATATGTCCGAGGCCGCACGACGCATGTCACACGCGAATGCGGCGGCGCACATTGCGCGCATTGCCGCTCGCGTAGCCGGAATTCCTGCGGACGTACAGAGCCAGCACGAATAGCAGGATGCGCTCCGCATCCCCCTTACGGACGTGCTATCTTCATTTTTCGGCACTCCCATGTTCGCGAAAATTCAACGCATACATTTCGTAGGAATCGGCGGCATCGGCATGAGCGGCATCGCCGAAGTGCTGCTCACGCTCGGCTACAAGGTTTCTGGCTCTGACCTGAAGGCGTCGCCTGCGGTCAGCCGTCTTGCTTCACTTGGGGCAATCACCTCCGAAGGGCATCGCGCAGAGAACGTGCATGGCGCGGAAGTTGTCGTGACCAGCTCTGCCATCTCCCGCGAAAATCCTGAGGTCAGGGAAGCTCGCCGGCTGCATTTGCCCGTCATCCAGCGGGCCGAGATGCTTGCCGAACTGATGCGATTAAAGTACGGAATCGCCGTCGCGGGCATGCACGGAAAGACAACCACGACCAGCATGGTTGCAGCCGTCCTTGCCTCTGGAGGACTTGATCCGACGGTCGTTGTCGGAGGACGCGTCGATGCCATGGGTTCCAACGCCCGGCTTGGCAAGTCGCACTATCTGGTCGCGGAAGCCGACGAGAGTGATCGCTCGTTCCTGAAGCTGTCACCGATCCTCTCAGTCATTACCAACATCGATCGCGAGCACATGGATTGCTATCGCGACATGGAGGACGTGGAACAAACGTTCCTCGACTTCATGGATCGCGTACCCTTCTACGGCACGGTCGTCGCCTGCAATGACAACGATGCCCTTCGTGCGATTCTGGCGCGAGCGGAACGCCGTATAGTGACCTACGGCACGCGCGAGGGCTCGGATTTCCTGGTTGAGTTGCTGGCACGCCCGGCGGGTTCCACTGGGATCAGCAACGAGTTCCGCGTCAACTTCAAGGGGCAGGATTTGGGGAAATTCATTCTGCGCATCCCCGGTCTCCACAATGTTCTGAATGCGACGGCTGCCATTGCGGTCGGCATTGGCCTTGATGTCGCCCCCGATCACATTCGCGAGGCATTGGCCAACTTCCGCGGGGTGGACCGGCGCTTTCAGTTACGGGGAAACGCTGCAGGTGTTGACGTCATTGACGACTACGGACATCATCCGACGGAGATTCGCGCGACGCTTGCGGCCGCGCGCGGTTGCGGTTATAAGCGGATTCATGTCATCTTCCAGCCTCACCGTTACAGCCGAACACAGCTTTTGATGTCGGATTTCGCCGACGCGTTCCGGAATGCCGATACCGTTTGCGTGCTTCCGATCTACGCGGCAAGCGAGCAACCAATTGAAGGCGTGAGCGCTGAAAGCCTGGCAGCGCGCATACGTTGCGGCAACGAGCATCCGGCTGACTTCGCCGATTCCTTCGCAAGTGCAGTCGAGTCCGTCGTCGAGTCTGCGCGTGCCGGGGAGATGATCCTGACGCTCGGCGCAGGCAGCGTCTCCCAGCTTGCGCCACAAATTCTGGAGAAACTTGCTGTTCCTCGCCGTACCACAGGAGCTGCGGCTCCGAACCAGAATTGATCCGGCTTAACAAAAAAATAAGGAACCAGCACTAACCATCGGCTTCTGACTCCGTCTGTATATCAGGCGAATTGAGGAGCAAGAGATGGGACGCAACACGTTGATAATCGCGGTTCTGAGTTCGGCAATAGCGATGGGCGGAGCGGCATACCACAATGCGCTTTACACCGTGACGAACAATCCCGCGGTGTTGTACATCGCTGGTCAGCTAAAGATGATTTCCGGCGACACGAACGCGGGCCTCAACCTCATCAGTCGCGCTGCGTTGGCAGGTCGAAAACCTTTGGCCGAATCCACGCCGCAAGCCCAGACGCCTGTTGCGGCCGCCTCCGCCAGCAAGTGTATGGAGTGCAGTTCCGGGCCGCCCCAAGCCAACGTGGTGCCGAGCGATTCCAACTCGATCCTCGCCGCGCGCAAGGACGCTTCCAAAACTCGCATGGCTGACGCTGTCGTCGTCGAGGTCCCAGACGTCGAGGTGCTCGCCGCGGCCGTATCGCCGACGGTAATCCGCGAGGACTTGGCGCAACTACGTGAAGTAGCTCAGGTGCAGGTTGATCTTGAGCCAGTACTCCGCGCAAACGCGGTCATGGCGCGCCTGCAAAATGCGAACTTCCCAGACCATCACATGCGCGTTTATATGCGCCATTTTCGCGGAGCAAAGATCATGCAGTAATCCATTGCGCGGCGGCCTATCCCGGCCGGAACGGTTCTCGTACAATGAACTATTCTTTGGAGCCGAATCGTCAGTGATGGAAGCCTGAATTCAGAATGACCTTAAGTACAACTTATGCCGCCCGCGCCGCTGCGCGTTTATTCGCCTGCGTTTGCCTGCTCGCCGCTATGGCGTCGGCAGCTACTACGCCCGAGCAGCTTATTGAGCATGGCCGCTGGAAGCAGGCGCGTGTCATTGTCGAGCAGAAGTACAAGTCGAATCCGCAGGACGCGCACACTCTCTACTTGCTTGCACGCATCCGGTTCGCCTTCGGCGAGACGAATGCTGCCCTTGACTTCGCAAAACGGGCCGTGGCATTGAACGGGAACAAGGCGGAATACCACCTTGCGCTTGCTGAGATACAGGGAGAAATCGCGCAAAAGGCCAACCTCTTCAGGCAGGCTATGCTGGCGCGCGGCATCAAGAAGGAACTTGAAACCGCGGCTGCGCTCGACCCGAAGAATGTCGATGCCCGCATCGGACTCATGGAGTATTACCTTCAGGCGCCCAGCATCGCCGGGGGCGACCGAACGCGGGCCCGGGCCATAGCTGAGGAGATTTTCCGTCTCGACCCGGTTGAGGGCTATATGGCTCAGGCGTCGATTGCGCGCTATGAGAAGCAAACAGACAAGCTCGAAAAACTTTACCTGAAGGCCATCGAAGCCAGTCCGAAAAGTTCTGCCGCACACCTCGCGCTGGCGCGCCTTTACGCCTCCGAGTCGCAGAAGGCCTACGACCGAGCCGAGCAGCAGTTGCGCGCCGCCCTCAAGCTTGACTCTGGCCGCGTGAACGCCTATGTCGCGATGGTTTCGCTGCTCGCGCTCCGCAACGACTGGGTCGCCTTGGATGCGACTCTCGTTGCAGCCGAGAAGAACGTCGCCGATAACCTTGAGCCCTATTTCCAAGCAGCACGCGTGCTTGCCGGTAATGACAGAGATCTGCCGCGCGCCGAGCGTTACCTGCGGAAGTATCTCTCGCAAGAGCCCGAGGGCGGCGCGCCGTCGCTTGCTTTCGCGCACTGGAAGCTAGGGCAGGTGTACCAAAAGATGGGTCGCAAGCAGGAGGCTGTCGCTGAACTGCAAACCGCATTGCGCATGAACCCCGAGCTGGACGAAGCGCGTAAGGAGCTCACCCGTCTGCGCTAAGCTCGCACACGATTTTCGCGGGTTCCCGATGCACAGTCACGCATACGGCTGGCCGGACAACAGAGAAGAGCAGTTGTGACCAATGGCTGCATTGGCATCCTCTTGGGCATGCCGGAAACCAGCGGGAATTGCGATCGTTCATCAATCCTGGCAGCGCGATTCCACGGGATCATCGTGCGTGAGACAAGCGTTTCGTTCATTTTTTCTGTACTTCTTCGTATCGCGAGTGATTTTTGACCAGCAATTCTCCTATAATAGTGAGTATGGCAAGAGGTTGGGAAAGTAAGTCCGTTGATGAACAGCAGAGTCTAGCAACCGAAACATCCGTAACCCAAGAAGAGCAGGATCGCATTCGTCACCTTGAGAACGCGACAAAGCTGCGCAGCATCCAGGCATTGAAGATGACGCGCGCGCGAGTGGTGGAGCAAT
This Clostridia bacterium DNA region includes the following protein-coding sequences:
- the mraY gene encoding phospho-N-acetylmuramoyl-pentapeptide-transferase, with translation MLYWLLYEQIFRHFDIGPFRIFRYLTFRTAFASLTALFMGLIVGPAIVRRLREFQIGQYIREDGPKAHQKKAGTPTMGGVLIAIAIVVPTILWADLSNKFVWIAVFSTLAFGGIGFADDYLKIVHRRNLGLTARSKMTLQILFSVVIAVVLIMLQAHGEYSTHLIVPFLKKFRPDLVIPGLLDKPHLWPIAFFPFIVFVTLVIVGASNAVNLTDGLDGLAIGCTVIAAGALTVLTYVSGHAIFADYLELSRMPQIGELTIFCGAMVGAAIGFLWYNAHPAEIFMGDVGSLALGGAIGTVAVLIKQELLLPFIGGVFVIEALSVILQVASYKLRKKRIFKMAPLHHHFELLGWSESKIIVRFWIASLVFALFALTTLKLR
- the murD gene encoding UDP-N-acetylmuramoyl-L-alanine--D-glutamate ligase, producing MDVKGKRVLVVGLGKSGVASSLFLQARDARVTVSDAKSEEQLRQEIPALLDKGIVVETGKHGERTFRDQDMIVISPGVPFDVPQLEQARRLGVPVIGEIELAARYLQGQIVAITGSNGKTTTTTLTGEVIAAGGGKALVGGNIGTPAITFVEQSSPETWVVLEISSFQLETIETFRPHIAAVLNVTPDHLDRHGSMENYITAKARIFENQGAEDFAVLNADDPICVAMAQGLRPQTYWFSRKREVERGAFVRNGGIVFRGADGEHEIMPASEMTLKGAHNLENVLSAVVMGMIAGIEPAKIRRAVKDFKAVEHRLEYVTTIRGVQYFNDSKATNVDATIKALESFPGNIHIILGGKDKGSDYAVLSDLLRERVKKVYTIGAAAQKIESQIAGVVEIVSAATLESAVRRAAEIAEAGDIVLLAPACASFDQFQSYEQRGRAFKETVHALAAREAAGKQGGRV
- the ftsW gene encoding putative lipid II flippase FtsW → MAKRVSADKWLFSVTLLLVFIGLVMVFSASAVIAKERFGSPYNFLLRQFVWAIGGMISMFILMNVDYKRYKAPAVVFSFLGITTILLLAVFALDRSHNTHRWLKLGAFSFQPSELAKPALILFLAYFLETRTKTIKDWRHTLLPAVIPTVIFTALIVAEPDLGTAIMCWAITGAVLFAAGMQFRYYGYAALAAMLPLWVLIFRTPWRYKRILAFIDPYADPLGTGFHIIQSLIAVGTGGVTGLGLMEGKQKLFYLPEPQTDFIFAVISEEFGLIGSVAVVLLFGIFCWRGLRAAINTRDNYARFLVSGITAMVVIQAFFNISVVLGLLPTKGIPLPFISSGGSSLFVTLASVGVLLNITQQTD
- the murG gene encoding undecaprenyldiphospho-muramoylpentapeptide beta-N-acetylglucosaminyltransferase, translated to MRAILAGGGTGGHVIPALAIANELREQYNAQVIFVGTARGMETRLVPAAGYELKLVEVGALKRVSLATRLKTVTALPRAIAAAWRIIDDFRPDVVIGVGGYASGPAMLAASFKGLPTVVFEPNVVPGFANKLVAPMASAAAVHFEETCRWFGHCEVTGVPVRQEFFRVPPRPAGTPPTLLLFGGSQGAHALNRVLADSLASLNQRVPGIHIIHQTGERDYLEVQAEYVKAGISAEVAPFIDNMPCAFAAADVLVCRSGASTVAEVAAAGKPAIFVPLPTATDDHQRRNAETLARGGAAMLIPEKELTPGRLVDVVAGLLRDRKCLQHMSEAARRMSHANAAAHIARIAARVAGIPADVQSQHE
- the murC gene encoding UDP-N-acetylmuramate--L-alanine ligase, producing the protein MFAKIQRIHFVGIGGIGMSGIAEVLLTLGYKVSGSDLKASPAVSRLASLGAITSEGHRAENVHGAEVVVTSSAISRENPEVREARRLHLPVIQRAEMLAELMRLKYGIAVAGMHGKTTTTSMVAAVLASGGLDPTVVVGGRVDAMGSNARLGKSHYLVAEADESDRSFLKLSPILSVITNIDREHMDCYRDMEDVEQTFLDFMDRVPFYGTVVACNDNDALRAILARAERRIVTYGTREGSDFLVELLARPAGSTGISNEFRVNFKGQDLGKFILRIPGLHNVLNATAAIAVGIGLDVAPDHIREALANFRGVDRRFQLRGNAAGVDVIDDYGHHPTEIRATLAAARGCGYKRIHVIFQPHRYSRTQLLMSDFADAFRNADTVCVLPIYAASEQPIEGVSAESLAARIRCGNEHPADFADSFASAVESVVESARAGEMILTLGAGSVSQLAPQILEKLAVPRRTTGAAAPNQN
- a CDS encoding tetratricopeptide repeat protein, with protein sequence MTLSTTYAARAAARLFACVCLLAAMASAATTPEQLIEHGRWKQARVIVEQKYKSNPQDAHTLYLLARIRFAFGETNAALDFAKRAVALNGNKAEYHLALAEIQGEIAQKANLFRQAMLARGIKKELETAAALDPKNVDARIGLMEYYLQAPSIAGGDRTRARAIAEEIFRLDPVEGYMAQASIARYEKQTDKLEKLYLKAIEASPKSSAAHLALARLYASESQKAYDRAEQQLRAALKLDSGRVNAYVAMVSLLALRNDWVALDATLVAAEKNVADNLEPYFQAARVLAGNDRDLPRAERYLRKYLSQEPEGGAPSLAFAHWKLGQVYQKMGRKQEAVAELQTALRMNPELDEARKELTRLR